The Xanthobacter flavus genome includes a window with the following:
- the lysA gene encoding diaminopimelate decarboxylase — MHHFDYRNGRLHAEDVDLTRLAAEVGTPFYCYATATLERHYRVFMEAFAGRDVLLCYALKANSNQSVISTLGRLGAGADIVSAGELMRARAAGVPGQRIVFSGVGKTREEMTQALDAGILCFNVESEPELDALSQVAVSKGVKAPVSIRVNPDVDAKTHKKISTGKSATKFGIPISRAREVYDYAARLPGLAITGVDMHIGSQITDMAPFENAVTLLAELARDLMAAGHRLHHMDLGGGLGVPYAASDPIPPSPAAYAEVVGRALGDIKLPLVFEMGRMLVANAGILVTRVIYVKKGEGKTFVVVDAAMNDLIRPTLYEAHHDILPVAEPAADAAMVVADVVGPVCETGDFLALDRPLPEVQPGDLLAVMTAGAYGAVQSGTYNTRALVPEVLVRGDEAAVVRPRVDPAALIALDRPAPWLD, encoded by the coding sequence ATGCACCATTTCGATTATCGCAACGGCCGCCTCCATGCCGAGGACGTGGACCTGACCCGGCTCGCCGCCGAGGTGGGCACGCCCTTCTATTGCTATGCCACCGCCACGCTGGAGCGGCACTACCGCGTGTTCATGGAGGCGTTCGCCGGCCGCGACGTGCTGCTGTGCTACGCGCTGAAGGCCAATTCCAACCAGTCGGTCATCTCCACCCTCGGCCGGCTCGGCGCGGGGGCGGACATCGTTTCCGCCGGTGAGCTGATGCGCGCGCGCGCCGCCGGCGTGCCCGGACAGCGCATCGTCTTCTCCGGCGTCGGCAAGACGCGCGAGGAGATGACGCAGGCGCTCGATGCCGGCATCCTGTGCTTCAACGTGGAGAGCGAGCCGGAGCTTGACGCCTTGTCGCAGGTCGCGGTCTCGAAGGGCGTGAAGGCGCCGGTCTCCATCCGCGTCAATCCGGACGTGGACGCGAAGACCCACAAGAAGATCTCCACCGGCAAGTCGGCCACCAAGTTCGGCATCCCCATCTCCCGCGCCCGGGAGGTGTATGATTACGCCGCCCGCCTGCCCGGCCTCGCCATCACCGGCGTGGACATGCACATCGGCAGCCAGATCACCGACATGGCGCCGTTCGAGAATGCGGTGACGCTGCTGGCGGAGCTGGCGCGCGACCTGATGGCCGCCGGCCACAGGCTGCACCACATGGACCTCGGCGGCGGCCTCGGCGTGCCTTACGCGGCTTCCGACCCCATCCCCCCCTCCCCCGCCGCCTATGCCGAGGTGGTGGGCCGGGCGCTCGGCGACATCAAGCTGCCGCTGGTGTTCGAGATGGGCCGCATGCTGGTGGCCAACGCGGGCATCCTCGTCACCCGGGTGATCTATGTGAAGAAGGGCGAGGGCAAGACCTTCGTGGTGGTGGACGCCGCCATGAACGACCTCATCCGCCCCACCCTCTACGAGGCCCACCACGACATCCTGCCCGTGGCCGAGCCCGCGGCCGACGCCGCCATGGTGGTGGCCGACGTGGTCGGGCCGGTGTGCGAGACCGGCGATTTCCTCGCCCTCGACCGGCCGCTGCCGGAGGTGCAGCCTGGCGACCTCCTCGCGGTGATGACGGCGGGCGCCTATGGCGCCGTCCAGTCCGGCACCTACAACACCCGCGCGCTCGTGCCCGAAGTGCTG